From the genome of Thiomicrorhabdus indica:
AAAATATGGGAAAAGTCGCTTTGATTAAGGTTCTCTGCATCGGATTTTTAATTAGATGTAATTCTTCCGATGCGTAATCAATATAGGCGTTATAGGCTGAGCAAACATAGCTATTACGATAGTCGGTTTGGTTTTTAGCCACAGGGATTGAAATTTCGTTGAACGAATAAACGTTCAATTCTGTGGCAATATTGGCAATCGCATTTGGTAAGGTCTGCTGAAAAGCGTCGATAAACTGCTGAGTTTTTTTCGCAAGCGCGGCATTCACAGAGTCATTAGAACGGGTTAAATTTTCGTTAACCTCCACATCGAATTCGATTGGGTTTTGCGTCATGAATTACGACTCCAACCCTTGAGGTTTCTCGCCTGTAATTTTTTGATACATAAACACAGCGCCATAAATTGCTGAGCGGTCTTGGCGTGTTAGTTGTGCATTGTAATCGGCATCGGTTTGCCATTGCTCAAGCAAATTTGGCGCAAGTTTTTCTTCTAAAGGAGAAATTTCACCGGCTGTTCTGAAGACAACTCGTGCATCGGTGGTTGCGGTTCGAGTCACTTGAGACCATAGCGCATTCAGTTGTTCTGCGTCCATCCAATCTTGAGCATCCAAAAACAGGTATGCATCTAAGCTGTTGGCAGGCATCGCTTGCAGTTGTTGGGTAAGCGAGGTGTGATGCCAAGAAACTTTGGAGGATTCTTGGCGGATCGTTTCAAAATTTTCAGCTTTTAAGTATCTTGGTAACGCTTTCTGGCTTTCCAAATCATATCGGCGAGCAAAGGCTTGCCAAGCAAAATAGTTTTCTTCTAGCGGAAAATCACAGGCTAAACGGCGAGCACGATCCTTTAACAGTTCATGCATTTGCACGCCTTTTTGTTCAGAGTTGACTTGCATTTCATCGTATTGAGAAGGTGGAATGCCTAGGCTGTAAAGTACAGAAGTTCTTCGGCTTAAAAAGCGTAACAATTTTGTGTCAAATACTGGCGCAACATGCTGTTCAAATTGAGTTCGTTGCTCTTCAAGTGTTTTGGCTTGCATGATTTGGCTAATGTCATAGCCAAGCCGACGACTGACCCAATGAATCAAGCCAATGAATTTACCAAGTAGACCGTGGTGGTAAAAATTGTTGGCAAACAGCTCGATACGCTTTTTTCTCAGAACGCCTGTTTTTTGATTCCAATACTGTTGGGTTTTTGTTGAGAGTTTTGAAATGAGTTTCTTCTCAAATATTTCAATATTGTGCGGTAAGTTGGCATTGGCAAAAAAGTCAAAAAACTCAGATTGAGTTAGATTTTGGCTAGCAATCAATTTCAGCTCTAGCAAGGCTAAGTGGTGTTCATTTAAATCGACAACCGTAATTGATTTTGGTTTGACGGTTAAGTAGTTCAAAACATTGCACCCGCCAGAAGAAATCGTAAACACGCGAGAATTTTCTTTGAGATTCAAAGCTTGGATATCAACCTCTGGGTCTTCCCAAATTTGCGGATAAACCAAACGATCAAACCATTTTGCAAACAGTCGATCTGCCAACCCTTTTTTGCTGAACAAACTTGAGGGTTTCACTGCTTCATTTAATAGCGTTTTGTTACAGCCTTCAGTATGCGTTTGGGAGTTGGAAAACGGGTGAATTTCATCTGGAGTTGTCAAAGATGAGTTTGCAGGTTTATTTGGCAGTGTCATGATTTCCTCAAAAGAAAGATAGTCATCTAAAAGTCATTTGTTTTTGGCATGATAGAAATGAATCAGTGACAGGATTTGACACTCCTGTGAAATTTATATAACAGTGAATTGAAGGTGCCGATATTGCAGGATAGTTTAATGCATTGCATGAGTCTTGCTTATAAAACTGGCACAAAAAGTGTTTTAAGTTTGGTGGTTGCACCATAAAGGAGTGGGTTTGAAGCCTGATTGCATTTTTACCGACATGGATGGCACTGTTTTGGGGCATTCTGATTATGAATATGCGCCAGTCTTGCCAGTGTTGGAACAGTTAGCTGAAGAGGGAATTCCTGTGGTGGTGAATTCGAGTAAAACCTATGCGGAAATCGCTACTTGGCTAGAAAAACTTAATTTAGAACCTCCATTTATTTCCGAAAATGGCGGGGTGATTTATTTACCCAGTCGGGCACAAGGACCCATACAGGCACAAGTACCCATACGGGCACAAGTACCGGCCGGTAACAAACAGATACTGGGAACACCTTACCCACAAATTCGTGCTTTTATGCAGCAGGTTAGAGAAGAATTTGATTGGCAGTTTGAAGGCTTTGGCGATATGTCGGTTGATCGAGTCGTAGAAACGACTGGGTTGGCGACAAAAGATGCAGAGCAAGCGATGCAACGAGAAGTGACTGAACCGATGTTGTGGCATGACTCTGAAGAGTCGCTTGAGGCTTTCATTCAATTGGCTGAGAGGACCGGGTTGCAAGTCGTCCGAGGGGGGCGTTTTTATCATGTCATGGGTCAGCATGATAAAGCAAAAGCGATGAACTGGTTGTTGACTGAAAGTGGTTTGCTTGGGCAAAAGCAGCGTGAAAATGTATGTGTTGTCGCATTGGGTGATGGCAATAATGATCGAGCAATGTTAGAAGCCGCTGACATTGCAGTGGTGTTACCGGCCGGTAACTTTTCAAGTTTGGAGATTGATGCCAAGCCTGATGGTTACCCTAAACAAGTGATTTATGCACAAAAAGCTGCCCCGGAAGGTTGGGCGGAAACAGTCAGACGAATCTTGAAAGATTTGAAGGGTAGATAGGTCACCGATAAAAGCTTCGCATTGCATGGATGCAATGCGCAGAGTGGTTATGGATGACGAACAACGTCTTTTAGCAATGACCTATCTGCCGGTGAGAAATAGTCAATATTAGAGATCAATTGATTAACCAAAATGAGGGTGTAACAATGTGTTTGCTTTATCAGCGTTTTAGCGCGTTTTTGAGTTTGCACCTGAGGTGTTAGTCAAAAAAATAGAAATTATATAGAGGATTTGAGATGAGTGATTTTTTTCAGAATGGGACTGTAACGACTTTTCATAATCTAACTGACCGGCCGGTTGAAAGTTTAGAAGAGGAGTTAATTAAGTTTTCCGAAACCCGAAACATGGGATTGATTCTTCCGTCACTGTTCAGTGAATTGGAAATGCCAGCCCTGAAAAACATTGTTGAAGAGTTAAAAAAAGTTCCTTATCTCTCCGAAATTGTTATTGGCTTAGATCGTGCAGATAAAGAGCAGTTTGAATTCGCAAAAAAATATTTTTCCGAGCTGCCTCAAGAGCATCGCATTATCTGGAATGACGGCCCACGTGTGACAGCGATTATGGATCGTTTAAAAGAGGAAGGTCTTGCCCCAACCGAACCGGGTAAGGGTACCAATGTTTGGGGGTGTTATGGCTATGTGCTGGCATCGAAAAGGGCAAAAGTGGTTGCTTTACATGATTGTGACATTGTCACTTATTCACGTGATTTATTGGCACGACTCATCTATCCGGTCGCTCATCCTAACTTCAACTTCACCTTTGCTAAAGGCTACTACGCCCGACACGCCGATGGAAAGTTAAATGGTCGTGTTGCGCGATTAATGGTCACGCCGATTTTGCGAGCATTGGAAACGGTACTTGGGCCAGATGAATTATTGGCCTATTTGGATAGCTTTCGCTACCCATTGGCAGGCGAGTTTGCGATGAACGTCCATGCGCTGCAAGACATGCGGATTCCTGCAGATTGGGGGCTTGAGATTGGTATTTTGGCCGAGATGCGCCGTAACTATTCCAATCGCCGAATTTGTCAGGTGGACATTGCTGATGTTTATGACCATAAACATCAGGATTTATCGCAAGAAGACCACACCAAAGGTCTGTCGCGTATGAGTCAAGACATTGCGAAGTCGTTGTTTAGAAAATTATCGACGCGTGGACATGTGTTTTCTCGGGGGACTTTGCGTTCGATTCGTTCGGTGTATTTACGAACGGCTTTAGATCAGCTTGAGAGTTACTCGTTTGATGCGCAGATGAATGGTTTGACCGTTGATATCCATGCCGAAGAGCAAGCGATTGAGTTGTTTGCACAAAATATTTTTGAGGCAGGGGAAGTCTTTTTAGAAAACCCTAATGAGCGTCCATTCCTGCCGAATTGGAACCGTGTGACCAGCGCTTATCCGCACATTTTGGCGGAGTTATTTGAGGCGGTGGAGTTGGATAATATGGAGTAATACTTGTTGGCTAATGGTGTTTTTAGCCAAGCACATGATATGAAGTCTCAAAGTCGTTACTAAACCCATTCTTGGGAACTTCGAGAGAGCAGCCTGCTCTTTCGAAGGATGTAGGCCGAATATTGTGTGATCCCATGACTTCTGTTTTCTTACCGGCCGGTCTCAATCGTATTTGTTGTCATAGTTCTCTCTGAGACAGAGATTTGATTCAATTTTGCATTCCAAACCGCTCTCTACTCTGTGGGGGGATTTTTCCATTGGAGGAAATAATATGGTGGCTTTGACCGCATCTCAACAGCAGCAGCTTCAAAAGCGTTTATCGGTTTTATACGGCGATGACGATTTACAAATCGCCTATCAAGGCATTGAGCAGTTGCTTGTTAATTTTGACAAAATCTTACCGGCCGGTTGTGACCCTAAAAGTGATGCGCCTTGTCATCCACAGCGTTGGACGCAAAATGATGCTTTGTTGATTACCTATGGAGACACTTTTTTAGAAGAAGGTAAGCGCCCTTTACAAGCATTGCAGAAGTTTTTGGGGAAATATGTCAAAGAGGCTATTAATTGCGTGCATATTTTGCCGTTTTTCCCTTATAGCTCTGATGATGGTTTTTCGGTGATTGACTATTCGATGGTTGACCCTGACTTAGGTGATTGGGGTGATATTGATGCACTTCGTCAAGATTACGATTTGATGTTTGATTTTGTGGTCAATCATATCTCGCGAGAGAGTTTGTGGTTTACCAATTACAAGGCGAATATCGAACCATACACAGAATTTTTTATTGAAGTGGAAGGTGAGCCCGATTTATCCATGGTGACTCGTCCACGAAACACGCCGTTGCTTGTTCCAGCCTATACTCATCGCGGCCGTAAAAAGGTTTGGGCGACGTTTAGTGCCGATCAAATTGACTTGAACTTTGCCAATCCCAAAGTATTGGTGAAAATGATGGAAATCCTGTTGTTATATGTCGCAGAAGGTGCTCGGATTATTCGACTGGACGCGATTGGCTTTTTGTGGAAGAAGATTGGCACTAATTGCATACATTTGCCTGAAACACATGAAGCGGTCAAATTGTTTCGAGATGTGATGGAAATCGTCAATCCGCAAGCGATTGTTCTCACTGAAACCAATGTTCCGCACAAAGAAAATCTATCGTATTTTGGTCATCAGGACGAAGCGCATATGGTGTATCAATTTAGTTTAGCACCGTTGATTTTGCATGCTTTGCACAGAGGCGATGGTCAATATCTAACCCAGTGGGCATTGGGTCTTGATGCGCCACCTGAAGGTTGTACGTTCTTGAACTTTACTGCTTCGCATGATGGGATTGGTTTGCGTCCAGTAGAGGGTATTTTGCCTGATCGTGAAGTCGGTGACTTGGTGAATAACATGCATCGTTTGGGTGGTTTTGTATCGATGAAAACTAACTCGGATGGTTCGGAAAGTCCTTATGAAATTAATATTACTTATTTCAGTGCCATGCGTGAAACGCATAATAGCAATGGTCCAGATCAATGGCAGGTAGAAAGGTTCATCTGTTCGCAAAACATTATGATGACGTTACAGGGGATTCCTGCGTTTTACATTCACAGTTTAATTGCCACGCCGAATGACCGTGAAGGGGTGGAAAAGACTGGCCGGACAAGATCTATTAACCGTAAAAAATGGGAATATGAATACATTGAGGCGATGATTGAAAGTGGTCGAACCTCGAATGCAGAAGTGATTAAGCGGCTAACCAATTTGCTCATGCGTCGCAAAAAGCACAAGGCATTCCACCCTGATATTGGGCAGAAAGTTCTTGATTTGGGAAGTGATTTTTTTGCCCTGTGGCGTGATGAAAAAGGCTTACGTTTCCCGTTATTAGCGATTCATAATTTGACGTCGGAGTTGAAAATTTTGGATATTTCGGCGATTGAAGGAATTGAGCGTCATTCTTACTGGATTAACCTGTTAGATAATCATGGCGTTTCGGCACAAGAGCAGAAATTTGTCATGCAGCCTTACCAATCAATTTGGCTCATGCCTGAGCAGATTGATGGTGAAAGTGCGCTATGGGCGATGTATACGGATTAATGATTTTGTTCACTGAGTGAATTTCTTTATTAAAAGAGAAGATTGCCACGGCCTGAAGGCCTCGCAATGACCGTCATTGCGAACGCAGTGAAGCAATCTTTATTCTTAAGTGAACAGAAGACGCTTGCCCCGTCGACTGGTTTTACAAAGGTAAAAGATGTATGAAAATAGTGGTTGCTCCTGATAGCTTTAAAGGGTCTTTACCGGCCAGTGCGTTTTGCCAAATTGCCGAGCAGGTGATTTTGCAGCATTGCCCAGAAGCGGAAGTCATTAAGCTGCCCTTGTCTGATGGTGGGGAAGGCTTTGTGGAAGCGTTTGTTTGTGCCGGCTTGGCGGAAGAAATCAAGCTTTGGGTGAGTGGACCTTTGGGTAAAAAAACGAAGGCTAGTTTTGCATGGCAAGCCGATACGAAAACAGCGATGATCGAAATGGCTCAGGCATCAGGTTTACCGAAGTTACGTCATGAAGAGCGAAACCCCTTACAAACTCATACTTATGGAACAGGACAACTCATTCAAGCGGCGATTGAGAAGGGGGCAAAAAATATCATTTTAGGCTTGGGCGGTTCGGCCACTAATGACGGTGGTGTGGGTGCCTTGCAAGCTTTAGGCGTTGAGTTTTTAGACTCTGAGAATCAACCCATTGGATTGGGTGGTCAAGCGCTAAAAACGATTGCATCTATTGGTAGGATTCCAGAAAAACTGTTGGAAATTGATTGGATACTCGCGTGTGATGTAACCAATCCTTTGTTAGGTGATGAGGGTGCAACGGCGATTTTTGGCCCACAAAAAGGTCTGCAACCTCAGCAGTTTGATTCACTAGAGAATGGTTTAGCGAATTTGGCGGAGAAAATTTATACAGCAACCGGCCGGCAGATTGTTGAGGTTGCTGGTGCCGGTGCCGCAGGCGGAATGGCTGGTGGTTTTATCGGTATTTTGAATGCACAGGTCGAACCGGGTTTTGAAGTATTGAATCGTTATTTGAAAATTGAGCAAGCGATGCAATCAAAAAATAACCGGCCGGTTAGTTATGTGATTACCGGAGAAGGTCGTATGGATGAGCAAACTGCCTTTGGAAAATTGCCAATGCGAATTGCGCAATTAGCCGAGCAGTATGGCATCCCCGCGATTGGTATATGTGGTAGTTTGGGTGTGTCGCAACTTCCTCCTTTCCAGAGTCTGTTTAGTATTGTTAACACGCCGATGCATGAGTTCGATGCAATGCGAGATGCGCCGCAGTTGTTAGAATCCTGTTTGCAAAATCTTGTTCCACTTTTAAAATAGAGAAAAAATTCAAGAGGAATAAACAGTGAATTCAGTCGTGATTAAAGGCAATCGCCCTTTACGAATTTTTGCATCAATGATGTTAATCTTGTTGGTGATCTCTCACTTTATGGGACAGGTAGATTTAACCGAAATTTCGTTTTTGTGGGTGATGATTGCCATGTCAATAAATGCCTTGCAAGCTAGTTTTACGGGTTTTTGTCCGATGTTTAAAAACGGAAAAGGCGAGTGTGTTGCGTGTGGCGTGGCTTGTGATCATCCAGAAAGCGTAACCCAAACAGCGCAGCAAGCTGAATCGAGCTGCTGTTCTGGATCGGATTGTTGCTCAGAAAAAAAGAAAGAATCTACACGCTCTTGAATAGCTTATGGTTCCCGCGTTGATCAATCGCGCCAGCAAGTCGTTCAACGCCGTGAACATATGCGGCCGTGCGTAATGAGCATTTATGTTTTTTAGCATGGTCAAAAATACTTTGTGACTCTTTCACCATGATCTTTTTAAGCTGTTGTTCGACTTCAGCTTCTTCCCAATACATACCTGAACGATTTTGTACCCATTCAAAGTAACTCACAATGACACCGCCGGCATTTGCAAGTACATCGGGGATGACATCAATTTCACGAGCTTCAAGGATTTGGTCTGCATCAGGTGAAACTGGACCATTGGCAATTTCTAAAACAGTTTTTGCTTGTATTTGATGCGCATTTTGTTCAGTAATTTGGTTTTCTAGAGCAGCCAGCACCAATACATCCACATTAAGCTCTAATAAGGCTTCGTTACTTAAAGTTTCATAGTCGAGTTCATTGCAAACTGAACCATCGCAATAGACCGATGCGAGTCGATTGTCTTCTTGTTTGAGTCGATGGACATCTAAAACATTTAACCCTTTGGGGTCGTAAATCGCACCCTGTGAATCTGAAATTGCGACGACTCGGTAGCCGCACTGCTGGGCGATTCTTGCAAAATGGAAGCCTGCATTACCAAAGCCTTGCACAGCAATCGTCATTTGTTCACTGCTTGGTTTGTAGTGTTCTAGGTATTCTTGTAGTGCAAACAGTGCTCCTTGACCAGTGGCAAATTCACGACCTTTAGAACCGTTTAAATGCAGAGGTTTTCCTGTGATAATTCCGGGTTCTTGGCGACGGGCAATCATGGCGTATTCATCGGCCATCCAGCCCATAATGGTGGCGTTGGTATAGACATCGGGTGCTGGAATATCTCGTTTTTCTCCTAAGACATCGGCAAACGCACGAATATAGCCGCGAGATAAGCGTTCAATTTCCATTAAGGAAAGTTCTTTTGGGTTGACAGTTACACCGCCTTTGGCGCCGCCAAATGGCAAACCAGCGACGGCACATTTGACAGTCATCCAGAAGCTCAGGGACGTGACTTCTTGCATATCTACGTCTGGGTGAAAACGAATACCGCCTTTCGTCGGTCCACGCGTATCATCATATTGGATTCGATAGCCCGTGAACACGCGCAGAGTTCCATCATCCATTCTGACAGGGATGTTGGCGACAATGGTGCGTTTAGGAACCGATAGTCGAATCATGACTTCCTCGTTGATGTCGAGTAAATTAAACACCGGTGCGAGTCGTTGTCTTGCCAATTCAAACATCATAGGCCTCCTATGCAGAGCGAGTTTTAAGTTCGTGTGAAAAATTAGAGACGGAGTGTGAGGGGAGTGATTTTGAGTAAAGAAATCCTTGTTGACGACGGACTTCAATACTTTCAAGTTTTAGCGCAGTTTCCTCATTTTCGACGCCTTCAACGATGACTTTAATGCCAAGCTGATGACAGAAATTTGCTGTATTCTCAACCAGAACCTGATGTTTTTTTGAATATGCAAACGGAAAAATCAACATTTTATCTATTTTAAGATAGTGAATGGGAAGCTCAATCAAACGTTCAAGATTACTATGTTCTTTTCCGAAATCGTCCAGTGCAATTAATACCCCCGCATCGATAAGCTGGTGAATATGAGCTTGTAAGATGGGGTCTTTTAAAAATTTGTCTTGTTGCTCAAGTATTTCGACTAACAGTTGGTGAGGTAATGTTTTATTGAGAACGATTAGATGTTCAATGATTGAGGTTTGCCTAAGATGGTTAGGGGAGAAGTTCACAGACACATAATCCAATTCAACGCTGGAAAATTGTGATAACTGTTGACTGAACTTTTTTATTAACTTTTTTTGTAGTTCTTGATTAGAAATCATGGCTTCAAAAGGCTCGATAAATGCCCCGACGGGAATTTCGCCAATTTTGGGTAATTTCAAACGAATAAGTGATTCTAGGCTGACAAGCTTAAGTTGTGATTTCTCTCGGTAAATAATCGGCTGAAATTCATATCTGAGCCAACCTTTTTCAATCCATTGAATGAGCCTTTTGACGTTCACGACTTCAATGTGATTCTGGTGGCGAATTATCCAGTTTCGATTGTAGAAGCTATCGGCATAGGCGTGAAAGATAAAAATCAATGCACAGGAGAGGGTAAATAGTGTGATCAGAGGTTCAAGTTGTAAATAAAGGTTTTCGCCATGAGTTAGTGGTGATTGACTGAGCAAATATGCACAAATAAAGTAGGTCAAACCTGCCGTTAGTGGGCCAGCAAGAGAAAGCGCACCGAGGGTAAAAAAGATGAGGAGAATGAGGCTGTCGTAACCATGAGTAAATGCCTGATAAAAAGTGCCTGTAAAGCCTAGAGCAACAGCGATTGTGACCCATTGCTTGAGTAAGTGCTTGCTAGGATACTTTGCAAAAAACCAAATGATTGCGTAGCCCAATGGAATGAAAACAGCTGCCCCACGTAAACTTGCAGATGACCAGAATAGAAAACCTTCAGTCCATGAAATTTGTATATTTTGACTGAGAAACCAGCCACCAATACCGGAAACTCCTAGTAATAGTGCAATTGAAAGCACTGCAAATTGCGTCAATCTGCTCGAATCAATTTTGAATTTTAAGTTTTGTTTTCTAGTGTGGGTAATGGCAATGCGAAGAATTTGTAAGCCGAGCCAGGGTTCCAGTGTTTGCAAAACCGAGAGAATGATGGCTTGCTCGGTAGAAATTGTCGCGAGATTGTAAAGCCAGATTGCAAAAGCTCCACAAAGAAAAATTCGGTTTTGAATTTTGTGAGGAGAAATTAATGTCAGCGTTGCGAGTAAAACTCCAGATAGCCAGATACCACTTGGTTCGAGCATTTGCCAAGGATCAAAGTTCGAGCCATATTGTGCAATCAAAATAAGCGTAAAAATAGAAAAATAGGCAATCATTTTATAGCCTTGGCTAGTTTTGCTTAAGGTTTATTCTAGCGCTGTATCTCTATGATAGGGACAAAAAAGTATGAAGAGTGTCGGGCGACAGTACGAAAGAAAGCCGGTAAAACGTTACCGGCCGGTGACAAATTGGATTTAATTCTTCCACTTAATTGAACAGCCCATGGATGGAATCTGTTCGAGTGGTCCTTGGCCGGTTTGTGCCACTTGTTTCATGGCTTCGAATAAATCTCTGCGAACGCCTTCAGGCGCGGTTTCTTTACGAGATTCATCTAAACGGCCGCGATATTGCAGCTTGAGTTCAGAGTTATAGCCGAAAAAGTCAGGGGTGCAGACTGCGCCGTAAGTCTTCGCCACTTCTTGGGTTTCATCGATGACGTAGGGAAAAGGAAAATCCCATTCGTCAGAGACTTTTTTCATATTTTCAAAACTGTCTTCGGCATATTCATTTGGGTCGTTCGACATAATGGCAATAGCGTTAATACCAAATTCATCACGCAAAATGCGCATGTCTTCAACTAGGCGTTTATGAATGGCTTTGACGTAGGGGCAGTGATTGCAAATGAACATCACTAACAAACCGTTTTCGCCTTTGGCTTTTTCAAGTGTCCAGTTTTGTCCGTCAACACCGGGTAGGTTAAAGTCGATTGCATTGGCATCAAAGTCGCACACTGGCGTAGTTAAACTGACCATTATTTTTTCCTTTTATATAAAAAATTATCAAGAATGAT
Proteins encoded in this window:
- a CDS encoding sugar phosphorylase yields the protein MVALTASQQQQLQKRLSVLYGDDDLQIAYQGIEQLLVNFDKILPAGCDPKSDAPCHPQRWTQNDALLITYGDTFLEEGKRPLQALQKFLGKYVKEAINCVHILPFFPYSSDDGFSVIDYSMVDPDLGDWGDIDALRQDYDLMFDFVVNHISRESLWFTNYKANIEPYTEFFIEVEGEPDLSMVTRPRNTPLLVPAYTHRGRKKVWATFSADQIDLNFANPKVLVKMMEILLLYVAEGARIIRLDAIGFLWKKIGTNCIHLPETHEAVKLFRDVMEIVNPQAIVLTETNVPHKENLSYFGHQDEAHMVYQFSLAPLILHALHRGDGQYLTQWALGLDAPPEGCTFLNFTASHDGIGLRPVEGILPDREVGDLVNNMHRLGGFVSMKTNSDGSESPYEINITYFSAMRETHNSNGPDQWQVERFICSQNIMMTLQGIPAFYIHSLIATPNDREGVEKTGRTRSINRKKWEYEYIEAMIESGRTSNAEVIKRLTNLLMRRKKHKAFHPDIGQKVLDLGSDFFALWRDEKGLRFPLLAIHNLTSELKILDISAIEGIERHSYWINLLDNHGVSAQEQKFVMQPYQSIWLMPEQIDGESALWAMYTD
- a CDS encoding Glu/Leu/Phe/Val family dehydrogenase, which encodes MMFELARQRLAPVFNLLDINEEVMIRLSVPKRTIVANIPVRMDDGTLRVFTGYRIQYDDTRGPTKGGIRFHPDVDMQEVTSLSFWMTVKCAVAGLPFGGAKGGVTVNPKELSLMEIERLSRGYIRAFADVLGEKRDIPAPDVYTNATIMGWMADEYAMIARRQEPGIITGKPLHLNGSKGREFATGQGALFALQEYLEHYKPSSEQMTIAVQGFGNAGFHFARIAQQCGYRVVAISDSQGAIYDPKGLNVLDVHRLKQEDNRLASVYCDGSVCNELDYETLSNEALLELNVDVLVLAALENQITEQNAHQIQAKTVLEIANGPVSPDADQILEAREIDVIPDVLANAGGVIVSYFEWVQNRSGMYWEEAEVEQQLKKIMVKESQSIFDHAKKHKCSLRTAAYVHGVERLAGAIDQRGNHKLFKSV
- a CDS encoding DUF3419 family protein, which gives rise to MTLPNKPANSSLTTPDEIHPFSNSQTHTEGCNKTLLNEAVKPSSLFSKKGLADRLFAKWFDRLVYPQIWEDPEVDIQALNLKENSRVFTISSGGCNVLNYLTVKPKSITVVDLNEHHLALLELKLIASQNLTQSEFFDFFANANLPHNIEIFEKKLISKLSTKTQQYWNQKTGVLRKKRIELFANNFYHHGLLGKFIGLIHWVSRRLGYDISQIMQAKTLEEQRTQFEQHVAPVFDTKLLRFLSRRTSVLYSLGIPPSQYDEMQVNSEQKGVQMHELLKDRARRLACDFPLEENYFAWQAFARRYDLESQKALPRYLKAENFETIRQESSKVSWHHTSLTQQLQAMPANSLDAYLFLDAQDWMDAEQLNALWSQVTRTATTDARVVFRTAGEISPLEEKLAPNLLEQWQTDADYNAQLTRQDRSAIYGAVFMYQKITGEKPQGLES
- a CDS encoding EAL domain-containing protein; translated protein: MIAYFSIFTLILIAQYGSNFDPWQMLEPSGIWLSGVLLATLTLISPHKIQNRIFLCGAFAIWLYNLATISTEQAIILSVLQTLEPWLGLQILRIAITHTRKQNLKFKIDSSRLTQFAVLSIALLLGVSGIGGWFLSQNIQISWTEGFLFWSSASLRGAAVFIPLGYAIIWFFAKYPSKHLLKQWVTIAVALGFTGTFYQAFTHGYDSLILLIFFTLGALSLAGPLTAGLTYFICAYLLSQSPLTHGENLYLQLEPLITLFTLSCALIFIFHAYADSFYNRNWIIRHQNHIEVVNVKRLIQWIEKGWLRYEFQPIIYREKSQLKLVSLESLIRLKLPKIGEIPVGAFIEPFEAMISNQELQKKLIKKFSQQLSQFSSVELDYVSVNFSPNHLRQTSIIEHLIVLNKTLPHQLLVEILEQQDKFLKDPILQAHIHQLIDAGVLIALDDFGKEHSNLERLIELPIHYLKIDKMLIFPFAYSKKHQVLVENTANFCHQLGIKVIVEGVENEETALKLESIEVRRQQGFLYSKSLPSHSVSNFSHELKTRSA
- a CDS encoding YgaP family membrane protein; the encoded protein is MNSVVIKGNRPLRIFASMMLILLVISHFMGQVDLTEISFLWVMIAMSINALQASFTGFCPMFKNGKGECVACGVACDHPESVTQTAQQAESSCCSGSDCCSEKKKESTRS
- a CDS encoding thioredoxin family protein is translated as MVSLTTPVCDFDANAIDFNLPGVDGQNWTLEKAKGENGLLVMFICNHCPYVKAIHKRLVEDMRILRDEFGINAIAIMSNDPNEYAEDSFENMKKVSDEWDFPFPYVIDETQEVAKTYGAVCTPDFFGYNSELKLQYRGRLDESRKETAPEGVRRDLFEAMKQVAQTGQGPLEQIPSMGCSIKWKN
- a CDS encoding glycerate kinase, which produces MKIVVAPDSFKGSLPASAFCQIAEQVILQHCPEAEVIKLPLSDGGEGFVEAFVCAGLAEEIKLWVSGPLGKKTKASFAWQADTKTAMIEMAQASGLPKLRHEERNPLQTHTYGTGQLIQAAIEKGAKNIILGLGGSATNDGGVGALQALGVEFLDSENQPIGLGGQALKTIASIGRIPEKLLEIDWILACDVTNPLLGDEGATAIFGPQKGLQPQQFDSLENGLANLAEKIYTATGRQIVEVAGAGAAGGMAGGFIGILNAQVEPGFEVLNRYLKIEQAMQSKNNRPVSYVITGEGRMDEQTAFGKLPMRIAQLAEQYGIPAIGICGSLGVSQLPPFQSLFSIVNTPMHEFDAMRDAPQLLESCLQNLVPLLK
- a CDS encoding HAD-IIB family hydrolase → MKPDCIFTDMDGTVLGHSDYEYAPVLPVLEQLAEEGIPVVVNSSKTYAEIATWLEKLNLEPPFISENGGVIYLPSRAQGPIQAQVPIRAQVPAGNKQILGTPYPQIRAFMQQVREEFDWQFEGFGDMSVDRVVETTGLATKDAEQAMQREVTEPMLWHDSEESLEAFIQLAERTGLQVVRGGRFYHVMGQHDKAKAMNWLLTESGLLGQKQRENVCVVALGDGNNDRAMLEAADIAVVLPAGNFSSLEIDAKPDGYPKQVIYAQKAAPEGWAETVRRILKDLKGR
- a CDS encoding glycosyl transferase; this encodes MSDFFQNGTVTTFHNLTDRPVESLEEELIKFSETRNMGLILPSLFSELEMPALKNIVEELKKVPYLSEIVIGLDRADKEQFEFAKKYFSELPQEHRIIWNDGPRVTAIMDRLKEEGLAPTEPGKGTNVWGCYGYVLASKRAKVVALHDCDIVTYSRDLLARLIYPVAHPNFNFTFAKGYYARHADGKLNGRVARLMVTPILRALETVLGPDELLAYLDSFRYPLAGEFAMNVHALQDMRIPADWGLEIGILAEMRRNYSNRRICQVDIADVYDHKHQDLSQEDHTKGLSRMSQDIAKSLFRKLSTRGHVFSRGTLRSIRSVYLRTALDQLESYSFDAQMNGLTVDIHAEEQAIELFAQNIFEAGEVFLENPNERPFLPNWNRVTSAYPHILAELFEAVELDNME